Proteins found in one Aneurinibacillus uraniidurans genomic segment:
- a CDS encoding TraR/DksA C4-type zinc finger protein encodes MLSSQDLAYFRERLTRQLHDLKTRLVDNDHYGTGRAAMQESIGELSNYDNHPADTGSEMFEREKDIALTERTEQDMYDTEQALTAIQNGTYGTCEVCGAEIPRERLEAIPQALCCVQHAEQNVRNHRPIEEVVLGPPFGAFDYDRWDATMYDAEDALQEVTRYGTSDSPADHPSRDGLSYNDMYLEAEEPVGYVEEVEGLAISDMEGHYIGINTDSLLHERYERRIDEADTEWMTRLEQLDEIGGEAHERSVERR; translated from the coding sequence ATGCTGTCTTCTCAGGACCTTGCGTATTTTCGTGAACGCCTTACGCGTCAGCTGCATGACTTGAAAACACGTTTAGTCGACAATGATCATTATGGGACAGGACGTGCTGCCATGCAGGAGTCGATCGGAGAACTTTCCAATTATGATAACCATCCGGCAGATACCGGAAGTGAAATGTTTGAGAGGGAGAAAGACATTGCGTTAACGGAACGAACGGAACAGGATATGTATGATACAGAGCAGGCGCTTACAGCCATTCAGAACGGCACGTATGGCACATGTGAGGTGTGCGGGGCAGAAATTCCGCGCGAACGTCTTGAAGCTATCCCACAGGCGCTTTGCTGTGTACAGCACGCCGAGCAGAACGTGCGGAACCATCGTCCGATAGAGGAAGTGGTGCTCGGGCCTCCGTTTGGCGCTTTTGATTATGATCGCTGGGATGCGACGATGTATGATGCAGAAGATGCGCTTCAAGAGGTGACGCGATACGGCACGTCGGATTCGCCAGCGGATCATCCGAGTCGGGATGGGCTTAGCTACAATGATATGTATCTGGAGGCAGAGGAGCCGGTTGGGTATGTAGAAGAAGTAGAGGGTCTGGCGATCTCGGACATGGAGGGCCATTATATAGGGATTAATACGGACTCTCTGCTCCATGAGCGTTATGAACGGCGCATTGACGAAGCGGATACGGAATGGATGACACGCCTCGAACAGTTGGATGAAATCGGTGGCGAAGCGCATGAGCGCAGCGTAGAGAGAAGATAG
- a CDS encoding lipoate--protein ligase family protein: MEQWRFLDTGTNSPAINMAIDEAVLTIHSKGLTRPSVRFYDWNPATVSIGYFQKAEKEIDLARVQERGLGFVRRATGGRTVLHDKELTYSVVVSEHHPLMPSGVTDAYRIISQGLLEGFRLLGMQADLMNPEAAKFAEPSSAACFDVPSSYELVVEGRKVAGSAQTRQKGVILQHGSILLDMDAELLFDIIRFPNERVRDRLLKSFYEKAVAINELRKQPVTLAEVKPAFREGFARGFAVELIDDVLTQEEWELAEQLAYEKYGNDEWNFRR, translated from the coding sequence ATGGAACAGTGGCGTTTTCTTGATACCGGCACAAATTCTCCAGCCATCAATATGGCGATTGATGAAGCGGTTTTGACGATACATAGTAAGGGGCTGACCCGTCCTTCCGTTCGTTTTTATGATTGGAATCCGGCGACGGTATCCATTGGTTATTTCCAGAAGGCTGAAAAAGAAATTGATCTTGCTCGTGTGCAGGAGCGTGGACTTGGATTTGTGCGCAGGGCAACAGGTGGGCGAACGGTACTGCACGATAAAGAGCTGACGTATAGTGTGGTCGTATCTGAGCACCATCCGCTTATGCCATCTGGCGTCACGGATGCGTATCGCATCATTAGCCAGGGATTGTTAGAAGGATTTCGTCTGCTTGGTATGCAGGCAGACTTGATGAATCCAGAGGCGGCGAAATTCGCAGAACCATCATCTGCTGCTTGCTTCGATGTACCGTCCTCATACGAGCTTGTTGTAGAAGGACGTAAAGTAGCAGGAAGTGCCCAAACGAGGCAGAAGGGCGTGATTTTACAGCACGGCTCGATTTTGCTGGATATGGATGCAGAACTTTTGTTTGACATTATACGATTTCCGAATGAGCGAGTGCGGGATCGATTGTTAAAAAGCTTCTATGAAAAGGCGGTTGCCATTAATGAACTGCGCAAGCAACCTGTCACGCTTGCAGAGGTAAAGCCGGCATTTCGAGAAGGGTTTGCACGCGGATTTGCAGTTGAACTAATAGACGATGTTTTAACGCAGGAAGAGTGGGAGCTAGCCGAGCAACTTGCTTATGAAAAGTATGGGAATGACGAGTGGAATTTTAGACGGTAG
- a CDS encoding adenosylcobalamin-dependent ribonucleoside-diphosphate reductase — MEAVTESQGKMRLEGLSEKIFLDRYALKDTDPDHIQEGDTVLVLTHDDPKFPKKEVGIVTKRTGSELEVELRNGEMVTSNADKALRTLEQTPEEMWDRLAKTIASVETTPEKQQEWQEKFRSLLDDWKLVPGGRIAAGAGANDELTLYNCYVIPSPHDSRGGIMETLGQMTEIMSRGGGVGINLSSLRPRRAQVKGVNGSSSGSVSWGGLFSHTTGLIEQGGSRRGALMLIMNDWHPDLLEFITVKQNMGMITNANLSVAISNGFMKAVKEDLEWELKFPDTTDPEYDEVWDGNLDKWLSLGKEVRVYKTVRARDVWHMIIESAWKSAEPGIVFMEYYNQMSNSWYFNPIICTNPCGEQGLPGWGVCNLSAINLSKFAKDGEVDWDSLSTAVRYSVRFLDNVVDATPYHFEENKANQKNERRVGLGTMGLAEMMIHLKIRYGSPESLEFLDKLYAFIARESYLASSEIAAEKGSFPAFIADKFLESGFMKQFDDELRETIRENGMRNVTVLTQAPTGSTGTMVGTSTGIEPFYAFEYFRQSRLGFDKQYVPIAKQWVEENDSETLPDYFVSAMDLSAEDHVRVQGAIQKWVDSSISKTANAPADFTVEETKALYELAFDLGCKGVTIYRDGSRDVQVLTTKKDEKDSKKEPEKAEKIAQSTDLDEAAPTKDYRRRPLRLKGATYKMKTPLGKAYITVNEADGAPFEVIVNVGKAGSDVFAMSEALGRVSTLFLRFGQLPDGNKARLLIKHLKGIGGSGAVGFGANRVDSIPDAVAKAIEFYLDGEDDSAPVASASEVAYADMTAASATDTHKHDRDEDGDVYREGLDLCPECGAAALVAEEGCKHCEACGYSRCS, encoded by the coding sequence ATGGAGGCAGTAACTGAATCACAAGGAAAAATGAGGCTTGAAGGTTTAAGCGAGAAAATTTTCCTTGATCGGTATGCTCTGAAAGATACAGATCCAGACCACATTCAGGAAGGCGATACGGTTCTTGTTCTAACGCATGACGATCCGAAGTTTCCGAAGAAAGAAGTCGGGATTGTAACAAAACGGACAGGTAGTGAGCTCGAGGTTGAGCTGCGGAACGGTGAGATGGTGACATCGAATGCCGATAAAGCACTCCGCACGCTAGAACAAACACCGGAAGAGATGTGGGATCGCCTGGCAAAAACGATTGCATCAGTAGAGACAACACCTGAGAAGCAGCAGGAATGGCAGGAGAAATTCCGTAGTCTATTGGATGACTGGAAGCTTGTGCCGGGCGGACGGATTGCAGCTGGAGCGGGTGCCAATGATGAATTGACACTGTATAACTGCTATGTAATCCCTTCTCCGCATGACAGCCGGGGCGGCATTATGGAAACGCTCGGTCAAATGACAGAGATCATGTCCCGAGGCGGTGGGGTTGGAATCAACCTTTCAAGTCTTCGCCCGCGCCGTGCGCAAGTAAAAGGCGTGAACGGATCGTCAAGTGGTTCGGTGTCATGGGGTGGACTGTTTAGTCATACGACCGGATTAATTGAGCAAGGTGGGAGCCGCAGGGGAGCATTGATGCTAATTATGAACGACTGGCACCCTGACCTGCTGGAGTTCATTACCGTTAAACAAAACATGGGCATGATTACAAATGCCAACCTGTCAGTAGCAATAAGTAATGGTTTTATGAAGGCTGTAAAAGAAGACCTGGAATGGGAACTGAAATTCCCGGATACGACAGACCCGGAATACGACGAAGTATGGGATGGAAACCTGGATAAATGGCTGTCACTCGGTAAAGAAGTGCGCGTATACAAAACGGTTCGCGCGCGCGATGTGTGGCACATGATTATTGAATCGGCATGGAAGTCTGCTGAACCAGGTATCGTATTCATGGAATACTACAACCAGATGTCGAACAGCTGGTATTTCAACCCGATTATTTGTACGAATCCGTGTGGGGAGCAAGGTTTGCCAGGATGGGGCGTATGCAACCTTTCTGCTATTAATCTATCAAAATTCGCTAAAGATGGCGAAGTTGATTGGGACAGCCTATCTACAGCAGTTCGTTATTCCGTTCGCTTCCTCGATAACGTGGTCGATGCAACACCGTATCATTTCGAAGAAAACAAAGCGAATCAGAAAAACGAACGTCGCGTAGGTCTTGGTACGATGGGCCTTGCAGAAATGATGATTCACCTGAAAATCCGCTACGGCAGCCCGGAATCGCTTGAATTCCTGGACAAGCTGTATGCGTTCATCGCTCGTGAATCATATCTGGCATCGTCTGAAATTGCCGCAGAAAAAGGCAGCTTCCCGGCGTTTATCGCAGATAAATTCCTGGAGAGCGGCTTCATGAAGCAGTTCGATGACGAGCTGCGTGAAACGATTCGTGAAAACGGTATGCGCAACGTAACTGTTCTGACACAGGCTCCTACTGGGTCCACAGGAACCATGGTTGGAACAAGTACCGGAATTGAGCCTTTCTATGCATTCGAATACTTCCGTCAAAGTCGCCTCGGCTTCGACAAACAGTACGTGCCAATCGCGAAACAATGGGTGGAAGAGAACGATTCCGAAACGCTGCCAGATTATTTCGTAAGCGCAATGGATCTGTCCGCAGAAGACCACGTGCGCGTACAAGGTGCGATTCAGAAATGGGTGGACAGTTCCATCAGTAAAACGGCAAACGCTCCGGCTGATTTCACAGTTGAAGAAACAAAAGCGCTGTACGAACTCGCCTTTGACCTTGGCTGCAAAGGGGTTACCATTTACCGTGATGGCAGCCGCGATGTACAAGTTCTGACAACGAAAAAAGACGAGAAAGACAGCAAGAAAGAACCGGAAAAAGCCGAAAAAATCGCGCAATCAACCGACCTTGATGAAGCAGCACCAACGAAAGACTACCGTCGTCGCCCACTTCGCCTCAAAGGTGCTACATACAAAATGAAAACACCACTTGGCAAAGCGTACATTACGGTGAATGAAGCAGATGGTGCTCCATTTGAAGTAATTGTAAACGTCGGAAAAGCAGGTAGTGACGTATTTGCGATGTCTGAAGCGCTGGGTCGTGTATCGACACTGTTCCTCCGCTTCGGTCAACTGCCAGACGGAAATAAAGCTCGCCTGTTGATTAAGCATCTCAAAGGCATCGGTGGATCAGGTGCAGTCGGCTTCGGCGCTAACCGTGTCGATTCGATTCCAGATGCGGTAGCGAAAGCGATTGAATTCTACCTTGATGGGGAAGATGACAGCGCACCGGTTGCTTCAGCAAGCGAAGTAGCTTATGCAGATATGACGGCGGCTTCAGCAACGGATACACACAAGCACGACCGTGATGAAGATGGCGATGTGTATCGGGAAGGACTTGATCTGTGTCCGGAATGCGGTGCGGCAGCCCTTGTTGCGGAAGAAGGCTGCAAGCATTGTGAGGCATGTGGATATTCACGTTGTTCATAA
- a CDS encoding malate:quinone oxidoreductase, giving the protein MLDKRTIKMSNHTKTDVILIGAGIMSATLGTLLKELVPDWDITVFEKLANTGEESSNEWNNAGTGHAALCELNYTVEKPDGSIDISKAIKINEQFQTSTQFWSYLVKHNLIRNPQDFIRALPHMSFVQGEQNVTFLKKRFEALSNNPLFQGMEFSDDPGKLMEWIPLIMKDRTSNEPIAATKIDSGTDVNFGALTRMLFDNLKSKNVDVKFKHSVDNIKRTSDGSWELKVRNVDSGTVERHTAKFVFIGGGGGSLHLLQKSGIPEGKHIGGFPVSGLFMVCNNPDVVEQHHAKVYGKAKVGAPPMSVPHLDTRFIDNKKSLLFGPFAGFSPKFLKSGSMFDLLTSVKTDNLVTMLAAGAKNVPLTKYLIEQVMLSKEQRMEELREFIPSAKSEDWGMVVAGQRVQVIKDTAAGKGTLQFGTEVVSAADGSIAALLGASPGASTAVHVMLEVIKKCFPQHLQEWESKIKEMIPSYGVSLLENPELIDEIHTSTAQTLGLEDKKQYAYV; this is encoded by the coding sequence ATCTTAGATAAAAGGACGATAAAAATGAGCAACCATACTAAAACAGACGTTATCTTAATTGGTGCCGGAATCATGAGTGCCACTTTGGGGACACTTCTGAAAGAATTAGTACCGGACTGGGACATTACAGTGTTTGAGAAGCTCGCAAACACGGGCGAGGAAAGCTCTAACGAATGGAATAATGCAGGAACGGGGCATGCGGCACTGTGCGAGCTTAACTACACCGTCGAAAAACCGGACGGATCGATAGATATTAGTAAAGCGATAAAAATCAATGAACAGTTCCAGACTTCAACGCAGTTTTGGTCTTATCTTGTAAAGCACAATCTGATACGTAATCCGCAGGACTTTATCAGGGCATTGCCTCATATGAGTTTCGTACAAGGGGAACAAAATGTAACGTTTTTAAAGAAACGTTTTGAAGCGCTGTCTAACAATCCTCTATTCCAAGGGATGGAATTTTCTGATGACCCGGGAAAACTGATGGAATGGATTCCGCTTATTATGAAAGACCGGACATCGAATGAACCTATAGCAGCAACAAAAATCGACTCTGGAACGGATGTCAACTTTGGCGCTTTAACACGCATGTTGTTTGACAACTTAAAGAGTAAAAACGTCGATGTAAAATTCAAACATAGTGTTGATAATATTAAACGTACGAGCGACGGCTCATGGGAATTGAAAGTGCGGAATGTCGATAGCGGTACCGTCGAACGCCATACTGCAAAATTCGTCTTTATCGGTGGCGGGGGAGGAAGCCTGCATTTACTGCAAAAATCCGGTATTCCTGAAGGGAAACATATCGGAGGATTCCCGGTAAGTGGACTATTTATGGTGTGTAATAACCCAGATGTTGTAGAGCAGCATCATGCAAAAGTATACGGAAAAGCTAAGGTTGGGGCTCCTCCAATGTCTGTTCCGCATCTTGACACAAGATTTATCGATAATAAGAAATCGTTGCTATTTGGACCGTTTGCTGGCTTCTCACCAAAGTTTTTAAAATCCGGTTCAATGTTCGATTTGTTAACTTCCGTAAAAACGGATAATCTCGTAACTATGTTGGCGGCAGGCGCAAAAAATGTTCCATTGACAAAATACCTGATCGAGCAAGTTATGTTATCGAAAGAACAGCGCATGGAAGAATTACGGGAGTTTATCCCAAGCGCTAAAAGCGAGGATTGGGGTATGGTAGTAGCGGGTCAACGTGTACAAGTTATTAAAGATACTGCAGCCGGCAAAGGAACGCTTCAATTTGGTACGGAAGTTGTTAGTGCCGCTGATGGCTCAATAGCAGCATTGCTTGGCGCTTCTCCGGGTGCTTCTACTGCCGTTCACGTTATGCTTGAGGTAATAAAAAAATGCTTCCCGCAACATCTACAAGAATGGGAATCGAAAATAAAAGAAATGATTCCTTCTTATGGTGTGTCACTACTGGAAAATCCAGAGCTTATCGATGAAATTCATACTTCAACAGCGCAAACACTTGGCTTAGAGGATAAAAAACAGTACGCGTACGTATAA
- a CDS encoding phosphodiester glycosidase family protein: MKDYALQSLGTTQHPNLWISLFSLNTVSAAEIAKYTVGTGQPTVDSSGNATGFGDFGGIKDSSIQIEDYKDNTYSAKIMLVRDPMRLKVAVTNQIGKVGQTVSEMVRDNNAVAGVNGGSFQDVGWHGTGGDPLGTTMHDGKYYATSENSNVIGITSSGSLISGKYSVKELQDMGVKEALSFGPILVKDGQGLVRGNGGWGNAPRTAIGQKADGTIILIVTDGRFVHGPENLGATLHDIQDLMLKYGAVTAVNLDGGSSTTMVYNGKLVNEPSDVLGERKIATSFIVMPE; encoded by the coding sequence GTGAAAGATTACGCACTTCAATCGCTGGGGACTACACAGCATCCGAATCTTTGGATCTCTCTTTTTTCACTAAATACCGTTTCTGCGGCAGAAATTGCGAAGTATACGGTTGGAACTGGACAGCCTACTGTGGACAGCAGCGGGAATGCAACTGGATTTGGTGATTTTGGAGGCATTAAGGACAGCTCGATCCAAATTGAGGATTACAAAGATAATACGTACTCCGCAAAGATTATGCTTGTTCGTGATCCGATGCGCCTCAAAGTTGCCGTTACCAATCAAATAGGTAAGGTTGGCCAAACAGTAAGTGAAATGGTGCGTGATAACAATGCGGTAGCTGGCGTGAACGGTGGGTCGTTTCAGGATGTTGGCTGGCATGGAACCGGGGGAGATCCGCTCGGGACAACCATGCATGATGGAAAATATTATGCCACTAGTGAAAACAGCAATGTGATTGGGATCACCTCAAGTGGTTCTTTGATTTCAGGAAAATATTCAGTGAAAGAACTGCAGGATATGGGAGTGAAGGAAGCTCTCTCATTTGGACCGATTCTTGTGAAAGACGGGCAAGGACTGGTTCGTGGCAATGGTGGCTGGGGGAATGCTCCCCGTACGGCAATTGGTCAGAAGGCCGACGGTACGATCATTCTTATTGTTACAGACGGTCGCTTTGTTCATGGACCTGAGAATCTCGGGGCAACCTTGCATGACATACAGGATCTTATGTTGAAATACGGAGCTGTCACCGCAGTTAATCTGGACGGCGGTTCTTCTACTACGATGGTGTATAATGGGAAGCTGGTAAATGAACCAAGTGATGTACTTGGAGAAAGAAAAATCGCGACTTCATTTATCGTTATGCCGGAATAG